CTGCCGTCGGCCTTCGGGAAGACCGAGGGGAAGTCGAGGATGCCGTTGATGTCGGCGCCCCGGAACGCGTAGATCGACTGGTCGGGGTCGCCGACCGCGACCAGGTCCCGTCCGCCGCCCGCGAGTTGGCGCAGCAGCCGGACCTGGGACGGGTCGGTGTCCTGGTACTCGTCCACGAAGACCACGTCGTAGCGGGCCCGCAGCCGGTCGCCCACCTCGGGGCGTTCGGCCAGCAGCACGGCGCGGTGCACGAGTTCGGCGTAGTCGAGCACGCCGCGCAGGTCGAGCACGTCCAGGTAGTCGGCCAGGAAGTGCGCGGCGGCGGCCCAGTCGGGGCGCTGCACCCCGGCGGCGAACCGGCTCAGCTGGGCCTCGCCGAGGCCCAGCTCGCGGCTGCGGGCGAGCACCGCGCGGACCTCGTCGGCGAAGCCGCGGGTGGTCAGACAGGCCCGCAGGTCCAGCGGCCAGGCGATGCCGCCCGCGCCGAGCCGGACGTCCTCGGCATGACCGGCCAGCAGCTCACGGACCATCACGTCCTGCTCGGGCCCGGAGAGCAGCCGCAGCGGTTCGGCGTACGCGGCGGGCTCCTGCTCGGCCCGGAGCAGGGCGTAGCAGAACGAGTGGAAGGTGGTGGCCTGCGGAGTGGCCGAGCCGTTGCCCAGCCGAGTGGTCATCCGGTCCCGCAGCTCCATCGCGGCCTTGCGGCTGAAGGTGAGCACCAGGATGCGTTCGGGGTCGGTGCCGCGTTCGATCCGCCGGACCACCGACTCCACCAGCGTGGTGGTCTTGCCCGTGCCGGGCCCGGCGAGCACCAGCAGCGGCCCGTCGGTGTGCTCGGCCACGGCCCGCTGGTACTCGTCCAGCACGGGCGGGGCCGGCTGCGCGAGCGGACTGCGGACCAGACGGAACGGGGAGGACACCCGGACGAGCCTACCCGCGCGGCTCCGGCCCCGGGTTCCCGTCCCAGCGGGCCTGCCGGAGGTCCACCCGGGGCTCGCCGCCGACCAGCTTGAGCGGGGTGCCCTCGGTCCGGTACTCGGGCAGCGCCCGGTGCTCGTGGCCGGGCAGCGGACGGCCGTCCGCCCGGACCACCCGCCACCAGGGCACTCCGGAGCCGTACAGCGCCATCACCCGGCCGACCTGCCGGGGGCCGCCCCGGCCGAGGTACTCGGCGACGTCCCCGTACGTCATCACCCGGCCGGGCGGGATGCGTTCGGTGAGGTCGAGCACCGACTCGACGTACGGCGGCAGCTCGTCCTGCGGCTGAAGGTTCGTCACCCCTGGCATCCTGCCAAAACCGGACCGGCTCCGGCACCATCCGGTCGATCCGGGCACTCCCAGGGAGGGATTCGGCGCGCCCGATGTGGCCCCTGTCCCGCATGGGACGACCCGGCGTGCCACCATCTTCGGGGCGGTGAGTGGTGATACGAGGACCAGAGCTGATGACCGGGACGGTAGACGTGGACGTGGACGAGGGCCCGTACGGGTCCGCCACCGCATCTCCCGCACCGCCGCCACTGTCGTTGACCAAGGGGGAAGA
This genomic interval from Kitasatospora gansuensis contains the following:
- a CDS encoding MGMT family protein, which translates into the protein MPGVTNLQPQDELPPYVESVLDLTERIPPGRVMTYGDVAEYLGRGGPRQVGRVMALYGSGVPWWRVVRADGRPLPGHEHRALPEYRTEGTPLKLVGGEPRVDLRQARWDGNPGPEPRG